A window from Nitrosopumilus adriaticus encodes these proteins:
- a CDS encoding PEFG-CTERM sorting domain-containing protein: MKAHLTVFTLSAILIVSIGMAPAFGQIQNSIVVTTDKSSYSEGETILVTGEVRDLYSGTPVSVIVKAPNGNLVSIAQVTVGVDKKFSTEITAGGALMKAEGSYTITVQYGTENRSAEATFEFGGSTMTPPSTGGSGVTDKTVAIEGSTDLIGYTITGGKLLSIMPDVEANSLIVSIDATSDGSLTLTIPRSVLDATMNGEDDDFFVLIDGEEVDFEETTSATNRVLTIAFPAGAEEIEIIGTFVVPEFGTIAAMILAVAIISIIAVSAKSRLSIMPRY, from the coding sequence ATGAAAGCTCATCTAACGGTGTTTACCTTATCTGCAATTTTAATTGTAAGTATTGGTATGGCACCAGCATTTGGACAAATACAAAACTCGATTGTTGTTACTACGGACAAATCATCATATTCAGAAGGTGAAACAATTCTAGTAACAGGTGAAGTGAGAGATCTGTATTCTGGCACTCCAGTTAGTGTAATAGTCAAGGCTCCTAATGGAAACTTGGTATCAATTGCACAAGTAACAGTTGGTGTTGATAAAAAATTCAGCACTGAGATTACTGCTGGCGGAGCGTTAATGAAAGCAGAAGGATCATACACGATTACAGTTCAGTATGGAACTGAAAATCGATCAGCTGAAGCAACATTTGAATTTGGAGGATCAACAATGACACCACCATCTACAGGAGGTTCTGGTGTAACTGACAAAACAGTTGCAATTGAGGGTTCTACAGATTTGATTGGATATACGATCACAGGTGGAAAATTACTAAGTATCATGCCTGATGTAGAAGCAAATTCACTCATTGTATCTATTGATGCAACAAGTGACGGTTCACTAACCTTGACAATTCCAAGATCTGTGTTGGATGCAACAATGAATGGTGAAGATGACGATTTCTTTGTCTTAATTGATGGAGAAGAAGTTGACTTTGAGGAAACAACATCAGCGACAAACAGAGTTCTTACCATAGCATTCCCAGCAGGAGCTGAAGAGATCGAAATAATCGGTACATTTGTAGTCCCAGAATTTGGTACAATTGCAGCCATGATTCTAGCAGTAGCAATTATCTCAATAATTGCAGTATCTGCAAAGTCAAGACTTAGCATTATGCCAAGATACTAA
- a CDS encoding PEFG-CTERM sorting domain-containing protein, whose product MEFRIFYALLPLLIITGGTAFAQESLLSVETDDNNYDEGDTIVIFGNVNTVIGDTPVLIQIVNEGAIVEIAQITVGQDGTFTKIIIAEGGVWKKGGDYTIRAFYQEHIAESEFTFTPKSQMTETTTNFEVDAGSKGTFDVEYTIKGGTVKNIVVDSEIFALIVQIDAIDEGTITLDLPREFIGAEKQDGKDDTFIILIDGIEVAYQESVVGSDSRVITINFEQGDSDIEIIGTYVVPEFSTIAVMILIIGIMATIVMTRNKIQIKI is encoded by the coding sequence GTGGAGTTTAGAATATTTTATGCATTATTGCCATTACTAATAATCACTGGAGGAACTGCTTTTGCACAAGAATCCTTACTATCTGTTGAAACTGATGATAACAATTATGATGAAGGAGACACGATTGTAATTTTTGGAAATGTGAACACTGTAATTGGTGACACACCAGTATTGATACAAATTGTAAACGAGGGCGCCATAGTAGAAATTGCACAGATTACTGTAGGTCAAGATGGAACATTTACAAAAATAATTATCGCAGAGGGAGGAGTATGGAAAAAAGGCGGAGATTATACAATTCGAGCATTTTATCAAGAACACATTGCAGAATCAGAATTTACATTTACTCCAAAATCACAGATGACTGAAACCACCACTAATTTCGAGGTTGATGCAGGAAGTAAGGGAACATTTGATGTAGAATATACTATCAAGGGTGGCACAGTGAAAAACATAGTAGTAGATTCTGAAATTTTTGCATTGATTGTACAAATTGACGCAATAGATGAAGGAACAATCACACTAGATCTACCTAGAGAATTCATCGGGGCAGAAAAACAAGATGGAAAGGATGACACATTCATCATTCTAATAGATGGAATTGAAGTGGCATATCAGGAATCAGTAGTAGGTTCAGATTCAAGAGTAATAACAATTAATTTTGAACAAGGGGATTCAGACATAGAGATTATCGGGACATATGTAGTTCCAGAATTCAGTACGATTGCAGTAATGATTCTCATCATAGGAATCATGGCAACAATTGTAATGACTAGAAACAAAATTCAAATAAAAATTTAG
- the larC gene encoding nickel pincer cofactor biosynthesis protein LarC has protein sequence MVVVIDPQIAGISGDMILSSLIDLGADKKRIIDGIKDSEKFLSNSTINKIDFQKIQKHGIDCQQLILEVNEEPHERKGSEIKNAIVNSTKALGLCEKSQVFAESCIDTLISSESKIHGIPEDSVHFHEASSIDTLVDIVGVTICLEDLGLFKEKIVCLPVSVGGGTVTFSHGIMSNPASAILEIFKNSNLIVKGNDSKEELTTPTGACILVNLTDIAVEYYPSMKIDSIGYGAGQKNFESFSNSLKIIRGSNNNFDVDSVKILETNVDDVSGEILGNLIEKIMTKGAKDVSIYHGIAKKGRPTNLVSVICDDENVDDIVDALVLETGTLGVRISDSNRFIVPRTIHDVSLTLDGKSFKVNYKKSTFKGKTDFKIEFDDLKKISNTIDKSIKETESLLRKEIEKMEIST, from the coding sequence ATGGTTGTAGTGATTGATCCTCAGATTGCTGGAATCTCCGGTGATATGATTTTATCTTCATTAATTGATTTGGGTGCTGATAAAAAAAGGATAATTGACGGAATTAAGGATTCTGAAAAATTTCTTTCAAATTCTACGATTAATAAAATTGATTTTCAAAAAATTCAGAAACATGGAATTGATTGTCAGCAATTGATTTTAGAAGTTAATGAAGAGCCACATGAACGAAAAGGCTCAGAAATAAAAAATGCTATTGTTAATTCAACTAAAGCATTAGGGCTATGCGAGAAATCACAAGTTTTTGCTGAATCTTGTATTGATACTCTGATCTCTTCTGAATCTAAAATCCATGGAATTCCTGAAGACTCGGTTCATTTTCATGAAGCCTCAAGTATTGACACACTTGTAGACATTGTAGGTGTTACAATTTGCTTAGAGGATTTGGGTTTGTTTAAAGAGAAGATTGTTTGTCTGCCTGTTTCTGTTGGTGGGGGGACTGTGACTTTTTCACATGGAATCATGTCTAATCCAGCTAGTGCAATTCTTGAGATCTTTAAAAACTCAAATTTAATAGTCAAAGGAAATGATTCTAAAGAAGAACTTACCACCCCTACTGGAGCATGCATTTTAGTGAACTTGACAGATATTGCTGTGGAGTATTACCCATCAATGAAAATCGATTCAATCGGTTATGGCGCAGGTCAAAAAAATTTTGAATCTTTTTCAAATTCTTTGAAAATTATTCGTGGCTCAAACAATAATTTTGATGTTGATTCAGTAAAGATTCTAGAAACAAACGTTGATGATGTATCTGGTGAAATTCTTGGAAATCTTATTGAAAAAATTATGACTAAAGGTGCAAAAGATGTCTCGATATATCATGGAATTGCAAAGAAAGGAAGGCCTACAAATCTTGTGTCTGTCATATGTGATGATGAAAATGTGGATGATATTGTTGATGCCTTGGTCTTAGAAACAGGAACTTTGGGTGTGAGAATATCTGATTCCAATCGATTCATTGTTCCCAGAACAATCCATGATGTATCTTTAACATTGGATGGCAAGTCTTTCAAAGTAAATTACAAAAAGTCTACCTTTAAAGGAAAAACTGATTTTAAAATAGAATTTGATGATTTAAAGAAAATATCGAACACCATTGATAAATCAATTAAAGAAACAGAATCATTACTAAGAAAAGAAATTGAGAAAATGGAGATTTCAACATGA
- a CDS encoding PEFG-CTERM sorting domain-containing protein: MNFKRSTTSMAIALMALSLISMTSIQQDAFAQSQGMSLTAMADRNSDTITVTGKTISKITDVTFRVTSPSGNNVVGISQVSPDVNGEFATEFKIGPTWTENGFYTIKAMQSPQQSSLYSLKVLVEVTNGMAKKTLVTETNMESGLVYTTPNVATDQGIEIYADAVIGSTTINIEGTTDRVSQDVTLTITAPNGNVVSVAQVSPMLNGEFTKEITTGGPLWKQNGFYTVSAKQFDDPKYTASTEVDIKDGVVVPEFGTIAAMILAVAIISIIAVSAKSRLSIMPRY; encoded by the coding sequence ATGAATTTTAAACGTTCTACAACATCAATGGCGATAGCCCTCATGGCATTGTCATTAATTTCAATGACTTCAATTCAACAAGATGCTTTTGCTCAAAGTCAAGGAATGAGTCTTACAGCCATGGCTGACAGAAACTCAGACACGATTACAGTAACAGGCAAGACAATTTCAAAAATTACAGATGTCACATTTAGAGTAACATCTCCAAGTGGAAACAATGTAGTAGGAATTAGTCAAGTTTCACCAGATGTCAATGGAGAATTTGCAACTGAATTCAAAATAGGTCCAACATGGACTGAAAATGGATTCTATACAATCAAGGCAATGCAAAGCCCACAGCAAAGTTCATTGTACTCACTAAAGGTGCTTGTTGAAGTAACAAACGGAATGGCAAAAAAAACTCTTGTAACTGAAACCAATATGGAATCAGGATTAGTTTACACCACTCCAAATGTTGCAACAGATCAAGGAATTGAAATTTATGCAGATGCTGTTATAGGATCTACAACAATCAACATAGAAGGTACAACAGACAGAGTAAGTCAAGATGTTACTTTGACCATAACGGCACCAAATGGAAATGTAGTATCTGTTGCCCAAGTATCACCAATGCTTAATGGAGAATTTACCAAAGAAATTACGACAGGTGGACCACTATGGAAGCAAAATGGATTCTATACTGTAAGTGCAAAACAATTTGACGATCCAAAATATACCGCTTCAACCGAAGTCGATATCAAAGATGGAGTCGTAGTACCTGAATTTGGTACAATTGCAGCCATGATTCTAGCAGTAGCAATTATCTCAATAATTGCAGTATCTGCAAAGTCAAGACTTAGCATTATGCCAAGATACTAA
- a CDS encoding B12-binding domain-containing radical SAM protein — MAGKRVVLTADRSLMTNYRGNFLYGFIACGPYEVLPEWVFDKVFCPSVETDPITGEVKVAQVGLRRIESSLIQGGYKREDVFMAHPEMLHKSIGPDTKVVGINVMDPLGMAPVTTTMSPEKLSYVAMKFKKMCASIIQLKKKYDFKVVVGGNGAWELAKSDRMKIHGIDTVVVGEADELAVDLFQDLEKNDAPELMHCFVRNLENIPVIEGPTINSLIEAMRGCGRGCDFCDVNKRSKKDLPLERLQHEAKTNLDYGFDSIWLHSDEMLLYGCDNRDFIPNRDAIVDLWKGLKGLGANFVGTTHMTFSAVAADPTLMQQISQINEQDKTGRWLATNLGIETVAPAMVKKHLGVKTKPFSPEEWGSVVREGAKILNENHWFPAATIIIGWPDETPDDIQYTIDMMSDFREMDFRGLVAPLLYQDFSEKNSMHFGNLNEAQFTLFWKCWENNLRVINDIIPIILRNKTYGPPMKVFMYGILKAGTWAIMRYLRGLCKDLFNGRTPDEIIDKYARSRSVSAPKIQTKKL, encoded by the coding sequence TTGGCTGGCAAACGTGTTGTTCTTACTGCTGATCGTAGCTTAATGACAAATTACAGAGGAAATTTTCTTTATGGATTCATCGCATGTGGACCATATGAGGTGCTACCTGAATGGGTATTTGATAAAGTATTTTGTCCCTCAGTTGAAACAGACCCAATCACAGGAGAGGTGAAAGTTGCTCAAGTTGGACTAAGAAGAATTGAAAGTTCATTGATTCAAGGAGGATACAAAAGAGAAGATGTTTTTATGGCACATCCAGAAATGCTTCACAAATCAATTGGACCAGATACCAAAGTTGTAGGAATTAATGTTATGGATCCATTAGGAATGGCCCCTGTAACTACAACAATGTCACCTGAAAAATTATCCTATGTAGCAATGAAATTTAAAAAAATGTGTGCAAGTATTATTCAACTCAAAAAGAAATATGATTTCAAAGTGGTAGTAGGTGGAAATGGTGCATGGGAATTAGCAAAATCAGATAGAATGAAAATACATGGAATTGATACCGTTGTTGTAGGGGAAGCAGATGAGTTAGCAGTAGATTTATTCCAAGACCTGGAAAAAAATGATGCTCCAGAACTAATGCATTGTTTTGTCAGAAATCTTGAAAACATTCCAGTAATAGAAGGACCCACAATCAACTCATTGATTGAAGCAATGAGAGGTTGTGGAAGAGGATGTGACTTTTGTGATGTAAATAAAAGATCAAAGAAAGACTTGCCTTTAGAGAGATTGCAGCATGAGGCTAAAACTAATTTAGATTATGGATTTGATTCAATTTGGTTACATTCAGATGAAATGCTTCTTTATGGATGCGACAATAGGGATTTCATCCCAAACAGAGACGCCATTGTAGATTTGTGGAAAGGACTAAAAGGATTAGGTGCAAATTTCGTTGGCACTACACACATGACATTTTCAGCAGTTGCTGCAGATCCGACATTAATGCAACAAATTTCACAAATCAACGAACAAGACAAAACAGGGAGATGGCTTGCAACCAATTTAGGGATTGAAACTGTTGCACCTGCAATGGTAAAGAAACATCTAGGTGTCAAAACAAAACCATTTTCACCAGAAGAGTGGGGAAGTGTAGTTAGAGAAGGAGCAAAAATACTAAATGAAAACCATTGGTTCCCAGCTGCTACAATCATCATTGGATGGCCAGATGAAACTCCAGATGACATTCAGTACACCATTGATATGATGAGCGACTTTAGAGAGATGGACTTTAGAGGTCTAGTAGCACCATTACTTTATCAAGACTTTAGTGAGAAAAATTCAATGCATTTTGGAAACTTGAATGAAGCACAATTTACACTGTTTTGGAAATGTTGGGAAAATAATTTGCGAGTAATTAATGATATCATCCCAATTATTCTCAGAAATAAGACATATGGGCCACCAATGAAAGTATTCATGTACGGAATACTAAAAGCTGGGACATGGGCAATTATGAGATATCTAAGAGGATTATGTAAGGATCTCTTTAATGGAAGAACTCCAGATGAAATAATTGACAAATATGCAAGAAGTAGATCAGTATCTGCACCTAAAATTCAAACTAAAAAATTATAG
- a CDS encoding PEFG-CTERM sorting domain-containing protein codes for MSSAYAAELPPACVGCAQDEAKASAKNALMQALPISVWTDKEEYMHNEIITVTGQVANIASGYPVTVTVVNPLNSIVTINQIVVADDKSFETTLNTAGALWKYDGTYTIKVNYGSVEKSSKAQVELIGGEATSKPTTPSKCGPGQITASGQCIPFTINGGVVKSATLNTNDKSIVINIDAKSDGTLTVTPTKKVQDGIFMVLVDGQEWDDVEIDGNKVTVMFLAGAEKIEIIGTFVIPEFGTIAAMILAVAIISIIAVSAKSRLSIMPRY; via the coding sequence ATGTCATCAGCATATGCAGCAGAACTTCCACCAGCATGTGTAGGATGTGCTCAGGATGAGGCCAAAGCATCAGCAAAAAATGCTTTGATGCAAGCACTTCCGATATCTGTGTGGACAGATAAAGAAGAATACATGCATAATGAGATAATTACGGTAACAGGCCAAGTAGCAAACATAGCATCTGGATATCCAGTCACAGTAACTGTTGTGAACCCACTCAACTCCATTGTTACAATTAATCAAATAGTTGTAGCAGATGACAAGAGTTTTGAGACCACATTAAACACAGCAGGTGCATTGTGGAAATACGACGGTACTTACACCATTAAAGTAAACTATGGCAGTGTTGAAAAAAGCAGCAAAGCACAAGTTGAACTAATTGGTGGAGAAGCAACTTCAAAACCTACAACACCAAGCAAATGTGGCCCCGGTCAGATTACTGCAAGTGGTCAATGCATACCATTTACCATAAATGGTGGAGTAGTGAAAAGTGCAACTCTCAATACTAATGACAAATCAATTGTCATTAACATCGACGCTAAAAGTGATGGAACACTAACAGTAACCCCAACCAAAAAAGTCCAAGATGGTATCTTCATGGTACTAGTTGATGGACAAGAATGGGATGATGTTGAAATTGACGGAAACAAAGTAACAGTCATGTTCCTTGCAGGCGCTGAGAAAATTGAAATTATAGGTACCTTTGTGATACCAGAATTTGGTACAATTGCAGCCATGATTCTAGCAGTAGCAATTATCTCAATAATTGCAGTATCTGCAAAGTCAAGACTTAGCATTATGCCAAGATACTAA
- the larB gene encoding nickel pincer cofactor biosynthesis protein LarB — translation MEIDKILESLSAGKISVNNAKKLLSLYSIEEVEGFAKIDINRSKRRGIPEVIFAETKEIEEIKKIVKKTLEKSNSVLISRIKKKDYPTILAFAKRLKITIKTGKNSSTLLLFKNPISFHGGKVGILTAGTSDIGVAEESRLMCEAMNCKCITGYDVGVAGIQRIFPILKKMIKEDVDCIIVAAGMEGALATLVSSMVDIPIIGIPTSVGYGYGEKGIAALASMLQSCSLGLSVVNIDNGIAAGGIAANIANRTIRKKD, via the coding sequence TTGGAAATTGATAAAATCCTAGAATCACTAAGTGCTGGAAAGATATCAGTTAACAATGCAAAAAAACTTCTTTCATTATATTCAATTGAAGAGGTAGAAGGATTTGCAAAAATTGATATCAATAGAAGTAAGAGACGTGGAATTCCCGAAGTGATTTTTGCTGAAACCAAAGAAATTGAAGAGATTAAAAAAATTGTGAAAAAAACTTTAGAAAAATCAAATTCAGTATTAATTTCAAGAATTAAGAAAAAGGACTATCCAACAATTTTAGCATTTGCTAAAAGATTAAAAATTACAATTAAAACTGGAAAAAATTCATCTACCTTACTATTATTTAAAAACCCAATTTCATTTCATGGAGGAAAAGTAGGAATTCTTACTGCAGGAACTTCAGATATAGGAGTTGCAGAGGAATCTAGATTGATGTGCGAAGCGATGAATTGTAAATGCATAACAGGATATGATGTTGGCGTTGCAGGAATTCAAAGAATTTTTCCAATTTTAAAAAAAATGATTAAAGAGGATGTAGATTGCATAATAGTTGCTGCAGGGATGGAGGGGGCTTTGGCAACACTCGTTTCATCTATGGTAGATATTCCAATAATAGGAATTCCAACATCAGTGGGATATGGATATGGAGAAAAAGGAATTGCTGCATTAGCATCAATGCTTCAAAGCTGCTCATTGGGGTTATCAGTGGTTAACATAGATAACGGAATAGCTGCCGGAGGAATTGCTGCAAATATTGCAAATAGAACAATTAGAAAAAAGGATTAA
- a CDS encoding cysteine desulfurase family protein, producing the protein MIYLDNAASTKIHEDVLETMLPYLKEQYGNPSSIHRYGRLSHKAIEKARKQIASLINAEPSEILITSGGTESNNTALRGIAMKNPSSRIITSSIEHDAILEPCKKLSQNGFDIDYLPVDSFGMVDILELKNHISEKTRLVSIMFGNNEVGTIQQISEIAKICNEKNILFHTDAVQAVGKIPIDVKELGVDLLSISSHKLYGPKGVGALFIKNGISIDPVILGGGQENGLRSGTENVANIVGFGKACEIAKTHLDENLSNMKKLRDYMIKRVLDEIPQVTLNGHSESRLPNNIHFTFLGVNGEDLIIKLDEFGIAASTGSACSVNTQKASHVLEAMGFSLEQITGSLRLTIGIFNNEDEINETVEVLKRVVEELRSVSPFKEKYSFGLN; encoded by the coding sequence TTGATTTATCTTGATAATGCTGCATCCACTAAAATTCATGAAGATGTTTTAGAAACAATGCTTCCATATCTCAAAGAACAATATGGTAACCCGTCATCTATTCATCGTTATGGGAGATTATCACACAAAGCCATTGAAAAGGCAAGAAAACAAATTGCATCCTTAATAAATGCTGAACCTTCTGAAATTCTTATCACTTCCGGAGGTACAGAATCTAACAACACTGCATTAAGGGGGATAGCGATGAAAAATCCATCATCTCGAATCATCACATCCTCAATTGAACATGATGCAATTTTAGAGCCTTGCAAGAAATTATCTCAAAATGGATTTGACATTGATTATCTCCCCGTAGATTCATTTGGAATGGTGGATATCTTGGAACTCAAAAACCACATTTCTGAAAAAACTCGTCTTGTCTCTATTATGTTTGGAAATAATGAGGTGGGTACTATTCAACAAATCTCTGAAATTGCAAAAATTTGTAATGAAAAAAATATTTTATTTCATACTGATGCAGTTCAAGCAGTTGGTAAAATCCCCATTGATGTCAAAGAATTAGGTGTAGATTTACTGTCAATTTCATCTCATAAACTCTATGGACCAAAAGGAGTAGGTGCATTATTTATCAAAAATGGAATTTCAATCGATCCTGTCATTTTAGGGGGTGGACAAGAAAATGGCTTACGCTCTGGAACTGAAAATGTTGCAAATATTGTAGGATTTGGAAAAGCATGTGAGATTGCAAAAACCCATTTAGATGAAAATCTCTCTAATATGAAAAAACTGCGAGATTATATGATTAAAAGAGTGCTTGATGAAATACCCCAAGTTACTCTAAATGGACATTCTGAATCAAGATTGCCTAATAATATTCATTTTACATTTCTTGGAGTTAATGGAGAAGACTTGATAATCAAACTAGATGAATTTGGAATTGCAGCTTCGACCGGTTCTGCATGTTCTGTTAATACACAAAAAGCTTCACATGTTTTAGAGGCAATGGGTTTTTCACTAGAACAAATTACTGGTTCGTTGCGATTAACCATTGGGATTTTTAATAATGAGGATGAAATTAATGAAACCGTTGAAGTGCTCAAAAGGGTTGTTGAAGAACTCCGTTCAGTTTCCCCATTCAAAGAAAAATATTCTTTTGGCTTGAACTAA
- a CDS encoding malate dehydrogenase — protein MITIIGSGKVGGDAALFSALKRLDDQILLLDVAKGLPQGEAMDINHMLSEQGIDVEVKGSNDFADMKGSDVVVVVAGSGRKPGMTRMDLLKINASIVKSVVENVKKFADNSMIIPVTNPLDPMAYITYKVSGFDRSRVFGMGGMLDLSRFRQFIHEATGHSRDSIRALVIGEHGENMLPLPRFSSVSGIPLSTFLPKEKLDELVQNTKQVAAKVIELKGATVHAPGNAISAIVESVVRDRKQVIPVATYLDGEYGHSDVTIGVPAIIGRKGVEKIIELDLNDEEKQVFDKAVESVKSAISGIEI, from the coding sequence ATGATTACAATTATTGGTTCTGGTAAAGTAGGTGGAGATGCAGCATTATTCTCAGCATTAAAAAGATTAGATGATCAGATTTTGCTACTTGATGTTGCAAAAGGACTTCCACAGGGTGAAGCAATGGATATCAATCATATGCTATCAGAACAAGGCATTGACGTAGAGGTTAAAGGATCAAATGATTTTGCAGATATGAAAGGTTCAGATGTTGTTGTAGTGGTTGCAGGTTCTGGTAGAAAACCAGGAATGACAAGAATGGATCTTTTGAAAATCAATGCATCAATTGTAAAAAGTGTTGTAGAAAATGTCAAAAAATTTGCCGATAATTCAATGATAATTCCAGTGACAAATCCGCTTGACCCAATGGCCTACATCACATACAAGGTTTCAGGATTTGATAGAAGTAGAGTATTTGGTATGGGAGGTATGCTGGATTTGTCAAGATTTAGACAATTCATTCACGAAGCAACAGGACATTCTCGTGATTCAATCAGAGCACTAGTCATTGGAGAACATGGTGAAAACATGTTACCATTACCAAGATTTTCATCAGTATCAGGAATTCCATTATCAACATTTCTTCCAAAAGAGAAATTAGATGAGTTAGTTCAAAATACAAAACAAGTAGCAGCTAAAGTAATTGAATTGAAAGGAGCAACAGTGCACGCACCAGGAAATGCAATTTCTGCAATTGTAGAATCAGTAGTAAGAGACAGAAAACAAGTCATTCCTGTTGCCACATATCTTGATGGGGAATATGGTCATTCAGATGTTACAATTGGTGTTCCAGCAATAATTGGAAGAAAAGGTGTGGAGAAAATTATCGAGTTGGATCTAAATGATGAAGAAAAACAGGTTTTTGATAAAGCTGTTGAGAGTGTCAAGAGTGCCATTTCAGGTATAGAAATCTAA
- the larE gene encoding ATP-dependent sacrificial sulfur transferase LarE, which yields MTNLDELVDWFGDKSKVMIALSGGVDSALVAYAAFQKLGKSAIAVTADYKTLSEEELQTSRDVCSEIGIEQIFLDYDELENEDFTKNDSNRCFHCRMELGDHLTELAKEHDVQIIVDGTNLDDLGDYRPGIEALKQYGIRSPLVETGFSKSKVRDAAKSVGLSVFDKPSNSCLASRIPWGQRVTAEKLTRIEFGETIVKQLTKLKQVRVRDLNGSAKIEVDKEMISIFDESIFKQISEKLKLIGFRTVEIDPEGYKPGKINVIAD from the coding sequence ATGACAAATCTTGATGAACTAGTTGATTGGTTTGGTGACAAAAGTAAGGTGATGATTGCACTTTCTGGCGGTGTTGATAGTGCACTTGTAGCTTATGCTGCTTTTCAAAAATTAGGAAAATCTGCAATTGCTGTTACTGCTGACTACAAAACTTTGTCTGAAGAAGAACTACAGACATCTAGAGATGTCTGTTCTGAGATAGGGATTGAGCAGATCTTTTTGGATTATGATGAACTTGAAAATGAAGATTTTACAAAAAACGATTCAAATCGATGTTTTCACTGTAGAATGGAATTGGGAGATCATCTAACTGAATTGGCAAAAGAGCATGATGTTCAGATTATTGTTGATGGTACAAATCTTGATGATTTGGGTGACTATAGACCTGGAATTGAGGCATTAAAACAATATGGGATTAGGAGTCCACTTGTGGAAACAGGATTTTCAAAATCTAAAGTTAGAGATGCTGCTAAATCTGTTGGATTGTCTGTGTTTGACAAGCCATCAAATTCTTGTCTTGCATCTAGGATTCCTTGGGGACAAAGAGTAACAGCAGAAAAACTAACTAGAATAGAATTTGGTGAGACAATTGTAAAACAATTAACTAAATTAAAACAAGTTCGAGTTCGAGATCTGAATGGTTCTGCCAAAATTGAAGTTGACAAAGAAATGATATCTATTTTTGATGAATCTATTTTCAAGCAAATTTCTGAAAAACTAAAACTGATAGGGTTTCGTACCGTCGAAATTGATCCGGAAGGATATAAACCAGGAAAAATCAATGTGATTGCAGATTGA